The Chiloscyllium punctatum isolate Juve2018m chromosome 2, sChiPun1.3, whole genome shotgun sequence genome has a window encoding:
- the nxnl2 gene encoding nucleoredoxin-like protein 2, whose translation MVEVFVGHTLVNKDGEEVDPEEALKNKVVGIYFSGGWCPPCRDFTPLLCEFYTELVQESEPAAQFEVVFVSSDKSEDDMVNYMGAMHGDWLALPWHDMYKLELKKKYCITAIPKLVIVKQNGDVITDKGRKQIRDHGMACFRNWIEVAEIFQNFSVD comes from the exons atggtggaggtgTTCGTGGGTCATACGTTGGTGAATAAAGACGGGGAGGAGGTGGATCCGGAGGAGGCCTTGAAAAATAAAGTTGTGGGTATCTATTTTTCGGGGGGCTGGTGTCCACCGTGTCGTGATTTCACACCGCTGCTGTGTGAGTTTTACACCGAGCTAGTCCAGGAGAGCGAGCCCGCGGCGCAGTTCGAGGTTGTCTTTGTGTCTTCAGACAAGAGCGAAGATGACATGGTAAACTACATGGGAGCGATGCACGGAGACTGGCTGGCACTGCCCTGGCATGATATGTACAAACT AGAATTGAAGAAGAAATACTGCATAACAGCTATTCCAAAACTGGTGATTGTAAAACAGAATGGGGATGTCATCACTGACAAAGGTCGTAAACAGATACGAGATCATGGCATGGCATGCTTCAGGAACTGGATCGAGGTGGCAGAAATTTTCCAAAACTTTTCAGTTGATTGA